In Planifilum fulgidum, a genomic segment contains:
- a CDS encoding SDR family oxidoreductase yields MKVMVTGGAGFIGSHIVDRLIELGHDVIILDNLSTGKKAFIHPGASFYQVDLRDRRLGEILEAERPEAVIHQAAQIDVPTSVKDPLFDAETNILGTLQLLEACRRSGVRKIVYASSAAVYGEPVFLPIDEEHPVDPLSNYGISKYTPECYLKVYKQLYGLDYTILRYANVYGIRQDPRGEGGVIAIFLDRVLRKEALTIFGDGKQTRDFVYVGDIAEANIRALHRGSGRVFNLGTGVPTSLEELVRILGEVTEKEIRVEYAPERPGDIRHSHFDCRRAEKWLDWTPRIDLKTGLRMTYEYYLEAARRLP; encoded by the coding sequence ATGAAAGTGATGGTAACGGGCGGTGCCGGTTTTATCGGCTCGCACATCGTGGACCGCTTGATCGAGCTTGGACATGATGTCATCATCCTGGACAATCTCAGCACGGGAAAGAAGGCCTTCATCCACCCGGGGGCGTCTTTTTACCAAGTGGACCTTCGGGATCGACGGCTCGGGGAGATCCTGGAGGCGGAGCGGCCGGAGGCCGTGATTCACCAGGCGGCGCAGATCGATGTGCCGACCTCGGTGAAGGATCCCCTGTTCGATGCGGAGACGAACATTTTGGGGACCCTGCAGTTGCTTGAGGCGTGTCGCCGGTCGGGGGTGCGAAAAATCGTGTACGCCTCCTCGGCGGCGGTTTACGGGGAGCCGGTTTTTCTTCCCATCGACGAGGAACACCCGGTGGATCCCCTTTCCAACTACGGGATCTCCAAATACACGCCGGAATGTTACCTGAAGGTGTACAAGCAATTGTACGGGTTGGATTACACGATTCTCCGCTACGCCAATGTTTACGGGATTCGACAGGATCCGCGGGGCGAGGGCGGCGTGATCGCCATTTTCCTCGACCGGGTGCTCCGGAAAGAGGCCTTGACGATCTTCGGCGACGGAAAGCAAACCCGGGATTTTGTCTATGTGGGGGATATCGCCGAGGCCAACATCCGCGCCCTGCATCGCGGAAGCGGCAGGGTTTTCAATCTGGGAACGGGCGTCCCCACCTCCCTCGAGGAGCTTGTCCGGATTTTGGGGGAGGTGACGGAGAAAGAGATTCGGGTGGAATATGCCCCTGAGCGGCCGGGGGACATCAGGCACAGTCATTTCGACTGCCGTCGGGCGGAGAAATGGCTGGATTGGACTCCCCGCATCGACCTCAAGACGGGGCTTCGAATGACCTACGAATACTATCTTGAAGCCGCCCGTCGCCTTCCCTGA
- a CDS encoding sugar transferase produces the protein MPESVSPLYPAIKRVFEIVFSIVFLIVTFPVLLLTAIAIKLESKGPIFYRQERVGLHGKTFNVLKLRSMRIDAEKNGPQWAEKNDPRVTRVGRFIRKTRIDEIPQLINILRGDMSLIGPRPERPCFTEQFAREIPGFKMRLMVKPGLTGWAQVNGGYDATPREKFEMDMYYIQNQSLSLDMKILLRTVWVVLSGSGAR, from the coding sequence ATGCCGGAAAGCGTATCTCCCTTGTACCCCGCGATCAAACGGGTGTTTGAAATCGTCTTTTCCATTGTCTTTTTGATTGTGACCTTTCCGGTGCTTCTCCTGACCGCGATCGCCATCAAACTGGAGTCGAAGGGACCCATCTTCTATCGCCAGGAGCGGGTGGGGCTTCACGGAAAAACCTTCAATGTGCTGAAACTCCGCTCGATGCGCATCGATGCCGAGAAAAACGGTCCGCAATGGGCTGAAAAAAATGATCCCCGGGTCACCCGTGTCGGGCGATTCATCCGGAAGACCCGGATTGACGAGATTCCCCAGCTGATCAACATTCTTCGGGGAGACATGAGCCTGATCGGTCCCCGGCCGGAACGTCCGTGTTTCACGGAGCAATTTGCCCGGGAGATTCCCGGTTTCAAGATGCGATTGATGGTCAAACCCGGGTTGACGGGCTGGGCTCAGGTGAACGGGGGTTATGACGCGACCCCGCGGGAGAAATTCGAAATGGATATGTATTACATTCAAAACCAGTCCCTTTCCCTGGATATGAAAATCCTCCTGCGCACCGTCTGGGTGGTTCTCTCGGGAAGCGGGGCCCGTTGA
- a CDS encoding YigZ family protein, with product MAQPLRYRTVKRYGEAEIVIQKSRFIAYASRVESEEEAASFVQEISRRHWDATHNCYAWVVGRSGEMQRSSDDGEPAGTAGRPILEVIRARELVDTAIVVTRYFGGIKLGASGLVRAYSQAASAGLDAAGTVIRQLHRAMEVTLDYSWMGKVEHALRTSGYDFDPPRFTDKVSWTVWIPAGEEKAFQQHLAEITGGQGTVTEGETAYRERET from the coding sequence ATGGCCCAACCTTTGCGCTATCGCACAGTCAAACGGTACGGGGAAGCGGAGATCGTGATTCAAAAATCCCGCTTCATCGCCTACGCCAGCCGGGTCGAATCGGAGGAGGAAGCCGCCTCCTTCGTTCAGGAAATCTCCCGCCGTCACTGGGACGCCACCCACAACTGCTACGCATGGGTCGTCGGCCGCAGCGGCGAAATGCAGCGATCCTCCGATGACGGAGAACCGGCGGGCACCGCCGGCCGGCCGATCCTGGAGGTGATTCGCGCCCGGGAACTGGTGGATACCGCCATCGTCGTCACCCGTTATTTCGGGGGCATCAAGCTGGGCGCGAGCGGCCTGGTCCGGGCATACAGCCAAGCCGCCTCCGCCGGTTTGGACGCGGCCGGGACGGTGATCCGGCAGCTTCACCGGGCGATGGAGGTCACCCTGGATTATTCCTGGATGGGCAAAGTGGAGCACGCCCTCCGAACCTCCGGATACGACTTCGATCCCCCCCGCTTCACGGACAAGGTGAGTTGGACCGTCTGGATTCCGGCGGGCGAGGAAAAGGCTTTCCAGCAACACCTGGCCGAAATCACCGGCGGCCAGGGAACGGTGACGGAAGGGGAAACGGCGTACCGGGAACGGGAGACTTGA
- a CDS encoding LCP family protein: MRRINQSRVERVRKKRIKKWLFRAVFLSLAVIILSGSYLFYRTWDAAADTHKPMEREKSKLRENVPTLDKPFTVLLLGTDVRKETDNWRADVIMVAAINPKTQSVKLVSIPRDSYVEIANTGGHRDKINSAPYWGKQKGVDPVTNTAETIELLLNVPIDYYAKVNFKGFIDIVDALGGVDVNVKFDFWEKKLGRQERYYFTKGPMHLNGDQALSYVRMRKRDPRGDLGRNERQREVLMNLMDKAVSFKGLTKINEILGILGENVSTSFKVEEMIALQNLARKISKDNIESIEMNVTNGTARIGSFNASIVQISEEERQRISKILREHLELDPPSSPEGSTPDSGIPDTPQGSGESQNSY, encoded by the coding sequence ATGAGACGAATCAATCAGAGCCGGGTTGAACGCGTCCGAAAGAAACGGATCAAGAAATGGCTGTTTCGCGCCGTTTTTCTCTCATTGGCCGTTATTATCCTTTCGGGGAGCTATCTCTTTTACCGGACGTGGGACGCGGCGGCGGACACGCACAAGCCGATGGAGCGGGAAAAATCGAAGTTGCGTGAAAACGTGCCGACCCTCGACAAACCCTTCACCGTGCTTCTCCTCGGAACGGATGTGAGAAAAGAAACCGATAATTGGCGGGCCGACGTGATCATGGTCGCCGCAATCAATCCCAAAACCCAATCCGTCAAGCTGGTCAGCATCCCGCGGGACAGCTACGTGGAGATCGCCAACACCGGTGGCCATCGGGATAAGATCAACTCCGCGCCCTATTGGGGAAAGCAAAAAGGGGTGGACCCCGTCACCAACACCGCCGAGACGATCGAGCTTCTCCTGAACGTTCCCATCGACTACTACGCCAAGGTGAACTTTAAGGGATTCATCGATATCGTAGATGCCCTGGGCGGAGTGGACGTCAATGTGAAATTCGATTTCTGGGAGAAAAAGCTGGGCAGACAGGAGAGATATTATTTTACAAAGGGACCGATGCATCTGAACGGCGATCAGGCCCTGTCCTACGTCCGCATGCGGAAGCGGGATCCCCGGGGGGATCTCGGACGGAACGAGCGGCAGCGGGAAGTGCTGATGAACCTGATGGACAAGGCCGTCAGCTTCAAGGGTCTGACCAAAATCAACGAGATCCTGGGCATCCTGGGGGAAAACGTCTCCACCAGCTTCAAGGTGGAGGAAATGATCGCCCTGCAGAACTTGGCCCGGAAGATCTCAAAGGACAACATTGAATCGATCGAGATGAACGTCACCAACGGCACGGCCCGGATCGGATCGTTCAACGCCTCGATCGTGCAGATCAGCGAAGAGGAACGGCAACGGATCAGCAAAATCCTCCGGGAACATCTGGAACTGGATCCTCCCTCCTCGCCGGAAGGAAGCACCCCGGATTCAGGCATCCCCGACACACCACAGGGAAGCGGAGAATCCCAAAACTCATATTAG
- a CDS encoding LCP family protein, with amino-acid sequence MSKGLRLMLAASCILFFLGGIAMWNAHTRPSEPPKTARHHPVRNRPEAPPVPLDRPTTLLLIGVDQRRGDPGRTDALVLLAIHPKKKSVKILHVPRDTKVRISLGRGRTALDKINHAYARGDGTLSTIQTVESFLDVPVDHYVKVNMKGFRNIVDLFQGVDVNSPRSFSYLGHRFHKGPMHLNGSQALAYIRDRTGTNDFDRHRRQQQVLRSLWRKSKHPSTLLKLNRLFNILRVHTETSLTLKDAVSLYYTLSRVPEKNIETLQFHGRDEWGSRYYFIVPEKERLRIRSLLRRHLELEA; translated from the coding sequence ATGTCCAAAGGGCTTCGCCTCATGCTCGCCGCATCCTGCATTCTCTTTTTCCTGGGCGGAATCGCAATGTGGAACGCCCACACCCGTCCGTCCGAGCCTCCAAAAACCGCCCGTCATCACCCGGTGCGGAACCGGCCGGAAGCACCGCCGGTTCCCCTCGACCGGCCGACCACCCTGTTGTTGATCGGGGTGGATCAGCGGCGCGGCGACCCCGGCCGGACCGACGCCCTGGTGCTGCTCGCCATCCATCCGAAGAAAAAGAGCGTAAAAATCCTCCATGTGCCGCGGGACACCAAAGTCCGGATCAGCCTGGGAAGAGGCCGGACGGCGCTGGACAAGATCAATCACGCCTACGCCCGCGGCGACGGCACCCTCTCCACCATCCAAACCGTGGAATCCTTTCTGGACGTCCCCGTCGACCACTACGTGAAGGTCAACATGAAGGGCTTTCGGAACATCGTCGATCTGTTCCAGGGCGTCGACGTAAACAGCCCCCGCTCCTTCTCCTATCTGGGCCACCGCTTTCACAAGGGGCCCATGCATCTGAACGGATCCCAGGCGCTCGCCTACATCCGGGACCGGACCGGAACCAACGACTTTGACCGCCACCGACGTCAACAGCAGGTGCTCCGCAGCCTCTGGCGCAAAAGCAAGCATCCCTCCACGCTGTTGAAATTGAACCGGCTGTTCAACATCCTTCGCGTCCACACGGAAACATCCCTCACCCTGAAGGACGCGGTCAGCCTGTACTACACCCTGTCCCGGGTTCCCGAAAAAAACATTGAAACCCTTCAATTTCACGGCCGTGACGAGTGGGGCAGCCGATACTACTTCATCGTTCCGGAAAAGGAGCGGCTTCGCATCCGCTCCCTGTTGCGGCGCCACCTGGAACTGGAGGCTTGA
- the metK gene encoding methionine adenosyltransferase yields the protein MSSRSLFTSESVTAGHPDKICDQISDAVLDAILAKDPNARVACETAVTTGLVLVSGEISTTCYVDIPKIVRETIREIGYTRAKYGFDADTCAVLTSIDEQSPDIAMGVDAALEKREGRMTEEEIEAIGAGDQGLMFGFACNETPELMPLPISLAHRLARRLHQVRTDGILPYLRPDGKTQVTVEYEGDRPVRIDTVVVSAQHAEDVTLARIKEDILEHVIRPVVPEALLDAGTKYFINPTGRFVIGGPQGDAGLTGRKIIVDTYGGYARHGGGAFSGKDPTKVDRSGAYAARYVAKNIVAAGLADKCEVQVAYAIGVAQPVSIRVDTFGTGKVDESRLTELVRAHFDLRPAGIIRSLDLRRPIYRQTAAYGHFGREDLDLPWERTDKAEVLRKEAGL from the coding sequence ATGAGCTCGCGCAGCTTGTTCACGTCCGAGTCCGTGACCGCGGGACACCCGGACAAGATCTGTGACCAAATCTCCGATGCGGTTTTGGATGCCATTTTGGCCAAAGATCCCAACGCCCGGGTCGCCTGTGAAACCGCGGTGACGACGGGGTTGGTGCTGGTTTCCGGAGAGATTTCCACCACCTGCTACGTGGATATTCCGAAAATCGTCAGGGAAACCATCCGGGAAATTGGTTATACCCGCGCCAAGTACGGGTTTGATGCGGATACCTGCGCGGTGCTGACCTCCATCGACGAGCAGTCCCCCGACATCGCGATGGGGGTGGACGCGGCGCTGGAAAAAAGGGAAGGGCGCATGACCGAGGAGGAGATCGAAGCGATCGGTGCCGGCGATCAGGGATTGATGTTCGGCTTCGCCTGCAACGAAACACCGGAACTGATGCCCCTGCCGATTTCCCTGGCGCACCGGCTGGCCCGCCGTCTCCATCAGGTTCGGACAGACGGCATCCTGCCCTATTTGCGCCCCGACGGCAAGACCCAGGTGACGGTGGAATATGAAGGGGACCGTCCGGTGCGGATCGACACCGTGGTCGTGTCGGCCCAGCATGCGGAAGACGTCACCCTGGCCCGGATCAAGGAAGACATTCTGGAGCATGTGATCCGGCCGGTCGTTCCGGAGGCGTTGCTGGATGCGGGCACCAAATATTTCATCAACCCCACGGGGCGCTTTGTGATCGGGGGACCCCAGGGAGACGCCGGTCTGACGGGCCGGAAGATCATCGTCGACACCTACGGGGGATACGCCCGCCACGGCGGAGGGGCCTTCTCCGGGAAGGACCCGACCAAGGTGGACCGCTCGGGGGCCTACGCCGCACGCTATGTGGCCAAAAACATCGTGGCCGCCGGGTTGGCCGACAAGTGCGAAGTCCAGGTGGCCTACGCCATCGGCGTGGCGCAGCCGGTCTCCATCCGCGTCGACACCTTCGGCACGGGAAAAGTGGACGAGAGCCGCTTGACGGAGCTGGTCCGGGCCCATTTCGACCTGCGTCCCGCGGGAATCATTCGCTCCCTGGACCTGCGCCGGCCCATCTACCGGCAAACTGCGGCCTACGGACACTTCGGCCGGGAGGATCTCGATCTTCCCTGGGAACGGACGGACAAAGCGGAAGTGTTGCGCAAAGAGGCAGGACTTTGA